GCGCCTCACATCGCGCATGGCGCGCCGGTGGCGGCGCGACCTTGAGCGGGTGGGCACCAGCGAAGCCGCGATTCGGGTGCAGTTGCGGTTCTCAGAGCGTCGGTTCGGCGAGGCGCCGCTGCTCATTCTCGTCGGCTATACGATGGAGGAAATGGACGAGTACCCCGACCGGGCGCGCCGCGCGGCCGAGGCGACGATGGCCTCGCAGAGCGCGGCTGCGGCGACGCAGAACCTGCTGCTCGCGGCCGCTGCCCACGGGCTCGGCGGCTGCTGGTGCTGCGCGCCGCTGTTCTGCCCCGCGGTCGTCCGCCGGGCGCTCGGTCTCGCCGCGGCCTTCACCCCGCAGGCGCTGCTCACGATCGGGCGTCCCGCGCACACCCCGCCGGTGCCGCCGCGGAAGCCGCTCGAGGCGATCGTCACGTACGTGTAGGAGCCCCGGCGACGTGATCACCGTTCTGTGCGGAGGGGTCGGCGGCGTGAAACTGGTTGCCGGGTT
The nucleotide sequence above comes from bacterium. Encoded proteins:
- a CDS encoding nitroreductase family protein, whose product is MPGDLSVLAARRTVRFYTPDPVPDDVVRALLEAARMAPSAHNAQPTRFVIINSPQVRRRLTSRMARRWRRDLERVGTSEAAIRVQLRFSERRFGEAPLLILVGYTMEEMDEYPDRARRAAEATMASQSAAAATQNLLLAAAAHGLGGCWCCAPLFCPAVVRRALGLAAAFTPQALLTIGRPAHTPPVPPRKPLEAIVTYV